One genomic segment of Melitaea cinxia chromosome 19, ilMelCinx1.1, whole genome shotgun sequence includes these proteins:
- the LOC123662841 gene encoding uncharacterized protein LOC123662841, which translates to MWKVLFCVHITMATKRRKIALVAGAALILFEEKKKKRIWCKDWYKKRNMYSHINLLKELEINESGDLYNYLRMDKESFQYLLQLIEPRITKQNTKMRQSVTAEERLLATLRYLATGRTYADMKFSCAISPQLLGKIIPETCRELFKALKREFIKFLAKMDSPQPGPSNWDPLSAELSGLMSPQNIDLTDTPMVDISDADLYGILSDCRKLQKTTLCYHC; encoded by the exons ATGTGGAAAGTTCTATTTTGCGTCCATATTACGATGGCAAcaaaacgaagaaaaatcgCATTAGTTGCTGGTGCtgcattaatattatttgaggaaaagaaaaagaaaagaatttgGTGCAAAGATTggtacaaaaaaagaaatatgtataGCCATATCAATTTACTTAAGGAATTAGAAATTAATGAATCAGGAGATTTGTACAATTACTTGCGTATGGATAAAGAatcatttcaatatttattacaactgaTAGAACCTAGAATTACtaaacaaaatactaaaatGAGACAATCGGTGACTGCAGAAGAACGATTACTTGCTACGCTGAGATATTTAGCTACGGGTAGAACATATGCAGACATGAAATTTAGTTGTGCAATATCACCTCAACTTTTAGGGAAAATTATACCGGAGACATGTAGAGAATTGTTTAAGGCATTAAAAAGAGAATTTATTAAG tttctgGCAAAAATGGATTCGCCTCAACCTGGCCCATCAAACTGGGATCCCTTATCTGCTGAGTTGTCTGGCTTAATGTCTCCTCAGAATATCGATTTGACGGACACACCAATGGTTGATATTAGTGATGCAGATCTATATGGCATTTTGTCAG aTTGCCGGAAACTGCAGaaaaccacgctctgctaccactGTTAG